In one Arenibacter antarcticus genomic region, the following are encoded:
- a CDS encoding ferredoxin--NADP reductase, producing the protein MAHFHSLTVQKIKQLTPNSVAITFTIPKELIQTFTFTAGQYITIKKEIKGKELRRAYSISSSPKSGSITIGVKKVDKGGFSDYAHSKLQAGDVLEVMPPEGRFVFKPSTSPKNIAAFAAGSGITPIMSIAKTVLESSPKNTFVLIFGNKSSEETMYYTDLVKLQLDYPNRFFVYFILSQTQEDESIFGRIDTSTVNYVLNNKHKNVTFNDFYLCGPEAMIHLVKDHLKENEITEDKIHFELFTETEIKDELPEKLEGKTELKIILDDEEFSLSMDKNSVVLDAVLKENIDAPYSCQGGVCSSCIARIKEGKAEMVKNQILTDSEIADGLILTCQARPSTPTLTVDYDDV; encoded by the coding sequence ATGGCCCATTTTCATTCCCTTACGGTACAAAAAATAAAACAGCTTACCCCAAATTCGGTTGCTATCACTTTTACTATTCCAAAGGAACTGATCCAGACGTTCACCTTCACCGCTGGTCAGTATATCACCATTAAAAAGGAAATAAAAGGCAAGGAATTACGCAGGGCATATTCCATTAGCTCATCACCTAAATCAGGCTCCATAACCATTGGGGTTAAAAAAGTGGACAAAGGCGGATTTTCCGATTATGCCCATAGTAAACTGCAGGCAGGGGATGTATTGGAGGTAATGCCCCCAGAAGGTAGGTTTGTGTTTAAGCCTAGTACCAGTCCTAAAAATATAGCCGCATTTGCTGCAGGAAGTGGAATTACTCCCATTATGAGTATTGCCAAAACGGTATTGGAGAGCAGCCCTAAAAATACGTTTGTACTGATTTTCGGGAATAAGTCCTCTGAAGAAACTATGTACTATACGGACTTAGTAAAATTGCAATTGGATTACCCTAACAGGTTTTTTGTATATTTTATATTGAGTCAGACTCAGGAGGACGAATCTATTTTTGGGCGAATAGATACCTCAACAGTAAACTATGTCTTAAATAACAAGCACAAGAATGTAACGTTCAACGATTTCTATCTTTGTGGTCCAGAGGCCATGATCCACTTGGTAAAGGATCATTTAAAAGAAAATGAAATTACAGAGGATAAGATTCATTTCGAACTTTTTACCGAAACTGAAATTAAGGACGAACTTCCTGAAAAATTAGAGGGTAAAACAGAGTTGAAGATAATTTTGGACGATGAGGAGTTTTCCTTGTCCATGGATAAAAATTCCGTAGTGCTAGATGCAGTGCTAAAAGAAAATATTGATGCCCCATATTCTTGTCAGGGTGGCGTATGCAGTAGCTGTATCGCCCGTATCAAGGAGGGTAAGGCTGAAATGGTGAAAAATCAAATCTTAACCGATAGTGAGATAGCCGATGGGCTTATTTTAACCTGCCAAGCACGTCCTTCCACTCCGACATTGACGGTGGATTATGATGATGTTTAG
- a CDS encoding DUF5687 family protein: MLKHFLSLEWKSFFRSASFKTNLGIKILMVFGALYFMAVFLGLGISAFYIIKEGGWGDPLEVVNQFLIYYFVGDLYFRYMLQKMPITNIKPLLYLPIKKNQVVGYSMGKTVVSFFNWSHAFFFLPFSIVLLIEGYAPLGVIGWLLGTMALIYCNNFINVLVNNKDQIFYALLAMVTILGVCQYFGLFNITQFTAPIFNTLYKLPWTAFLPWAILIVLAIWSFTYFRRNMFLDAGLAGKKSVAKTEDYTWLNRFGNLGTFLKNDIKLIKRNKRSRTSVIMSFFFIFYGLLFFTGSVEAYDSPIWKIFAGIFISGGFLFSFGQFVPSWDSSYYPLMMSQNIQYKEYLSSKWYLMVIATIISTVLASFYIFFGWDAYLAVLVGAIYNIGVNSYLVLWGGAYIKTPIDLASNKKAFGDKQAFNSKTLLLTLPKLILPLGIYALGHYLINPTAGYIFVAMAGVLGFTFKNKAFVMIEHIYKKEKYKTLAAYKEKA, translated from the coding sequence ATGTTAAAACACTTTCTTTCCCTTGAGTGGAAATCATTTTTTAGATCCGCTTCCTTTAAGACCAATCTGGGTATAAAAATCTTAATGGTCTTTGGAGCACTCTACTTTATGGCGGTATTCCTGGGTCTGGGCATTAGTGCCTTTTATATCATTAAAGAAGGAGGCTGGGGAGACCCGCTAGAAGTGGTCAACCAATTTTTAATCTATTATTTTGTGGGAGACCTGTATTTCCGGTATATGCTTCAAAAAATGCCCATCACCAATATAAAGCCCTTATTGTACCTGCCCATTAAAAAAAATCAGGTTGTGGGGTATTCTATGGGGAAAACAGTGGTTTCTTTCTTTAACTGGTCGCACGCTTTTTTCTTTTTGCCTTTTTCCATAGTGCTCTTGATAGAAGGTTATGCCCCACTTGGGGTAATAGGATGGTTGCTGGGAACCATGGCACTCATATATTGCAATAATTTTATCAATGTATTGGTAAATAATAAGGACCAAATTTTTTACGCCCTTTTGGCCATGGTAACTATTTTGGGGGTCTGCCAATATTTTGGCCTGTTCAATATCACCCAATTTACCGCCCCTATTTTTAACACCCTATACAAACTACCGTGGACTGCATTTCTGCCATGGGCAATTTTAATTGTCCTTGCCATATGGTCCTTTACCTATTTTAGAAGAAATATGTTTCTTGATGCTGGATTAGCAGGCAAAAAATCTGTCGCAAAAACCGAGGATTACACCTGGCTGAACCGCTTTGGAAATTTGGGGACCTTTTTAAAGAACGATATCAAACTGATTAAAAGGAACAAACGATCCAGAACCTCTGTCATTATGAGTTTCTTTTTTATCTTTTACGGACTGTTGTTTTTTACTGGAAGCGTAGAAGCCTATGACAGCCCTATTTGGAAAATTTTTGCAGGAATTTTTATTTCGGGGGGATTCCTATTTAGTTTTGGACAATTTGTTCCCAGTTGGGACAGTTCCTACTACCCATTAATGATGAGCCAGAACATACAATACAAGGAGTATCTTAGCTCCAAATGGTATTTAATGGTCATCGCTACGATAATAAGTACGGTATTGGCTTCCTTTTATATTTTTTTTGGATGGGATGCCTACTTGGCCGTATTAGTGGGCGCAATATATAATATTGGGGTCAATTCCTACCTTGTACTTTGGGGCGGGGCCTATATAAAAACACCTATCGACCTTGCCTCCAATAAAAAGGCATTCGGGGACAAACAGGCATTCAACTCAAAAACCTTACTCCTTACCTTGCCAAAGTTAATTTTACCCTTGGGTATTTATGCCCTTGGACATTATTTAATTAACCCTACCGCTGGCTATATTTTTGTGGCCATGGCCGGTGTACTTGGGTTTACCTTTAAGAATAAGGCGTTTGTAATGATAGAGCACATCTATAAAAAAGAAAAGTATAAAACGCTGGCTGCCTATAAGGAAAAAGCCTAA
- a CDS encoding ABC transporter ATP-binding protein yields the protein MIKIKNLTKTYGSATVLNIEHLEIPKGQSFGLVGNNGAGKTTLFSLMLDLIQPTTGHISNNEVLVDESEAWKPFTSAFIDETFLIGYLTPEEYFYFIGELRGQNKADVNTLLATFGDFFHGEILGQKKYLRDLSKGNQKKVGIVASFIGNPEVIILDEPFANLDPTTQIRLKGIIKNLTSNKEVTVLISSHDLIHVTEVCERIVVLHKGDLVKDIRTSTETLQELEVFFGG from the coding sequence ATGATAAAAATTAAAAACCTAACAAAGACCTACGGTAGCGCTACGGTTTTAAATATAGAACATTTGGAAATCCCTAAAGGACAGAGTTTTGGACTGGTGGGTAACAACGGTGCAGGAAAGACCACCTTGTTCAGCCTAATGCTAGATTTGATCCAACCTACAACAGGGCATATTTCCAATAACGAAGTTTTGGTAGATGAGAGCGAAGCATGGAAACCCTTTACTTCTGCATTTATAGATGAAACATTTTTGATAGGCTACCTTACCCCAGAAGAGTATTTTTATTTTATCGGGGAATTAAGAGGACAGAACAAGGCGGATGTAAATACGCTGTTGGCAACCTTCGGAGATTTTTTTCACGGGGAAATCCTAGGACAGAAAAAATACCTTCGGGACCTTTCTAAAGGGAATCAGAAAAAAGTAGGCATCGTAGCATCCTTTATTGGGAATCCTGAGGTTATAATTCTGGACGAGCCCTTTGCCAATCTAGATCCCACCACTCAAATTAGACTGAAAGGTATAATCAAAAACCTAACGAGTAATAAAGAGGTTACCGTCTTGATCTCTAGTCACGACCTGATCCATGTTACGGAGGTGTGTGAGAGGATCGTGGTGCTGCACAAAGGGGATCTGGTAAAGGATATCCGCACCTCTACTGAAACCCTACAGGAATTAGAGGTCTTTTTTGGAGGATAG